A genomic segment from Nocardia cyriacigeorgica GUH-2 encodes:
- a CDS encoding TIGR03667 family PPOX class F420-dependent oxidoreductase, protein MTAAGSAQLIDTTTEFGAKVAGRLDGEQVVWLTTVGPSGTPQPNPVWFLWRAGEILLFSQPDRPKLRNIARNPRVSLNLNSTESGGEVVVLTGTARIDDSTPGPEEIEAYVEKYTEGLKSISMTREQFFEEYSVPVRITPDRLRGF, encoded by the coding sequence ATGACCGCAGCCGGATCCGCGCAACTCATCGACACCACAACAGAATTCGGCGCCAAGGTCGCCGGGCGCCTGGACGGCGAACAGGTCGTCTGGCTGACGACGGTCGGCCCCAGCGGTACCCCGCAGCCGAACCCGGTGTGGTTCCTGTGGCGCGCGGGCGAAATCCTGCTCTTCAGCCAGCCGGACCGGCCGAAGCTGCGCAATATCGCGCGCAACCCGCGGGTCTCGCTCAACCTCAACAGCACCGAGAGCGGCGGTGAGGTGGTGGTGCTCACCGGAACGGCCCGCATCGACGACAGCACGCCGGGGCCGGAGGAAATCGAGGCCTACGTCGAGAAGTACACGGAGGGCCTGAAGAGCATTTCGATGACGCGCGAGCAGTTCTTCGAGGAGTACTCGGTGCCGGTCCGCATCACCCCCGACCGGCTGCGCGGCTTCTGA
- a CDS encoding RluA family pseudouridine synthase, giving the protein MRRRQQPPLPKRYGLDPARLRLPEDGEWATIRDHLVHRLPRVPAARIDELLREGGIVDLDGPIAPDAPYVPGGAVWFHRDLPAETEVPFDIPVVYRDEHLLVVDKPHFLATIPRGQHILQTALVRLRRELDLPDLIPAHRLDRATAGLVLFVIDPTRRGAYQTMFHKRTVRKEYEAIAPYDPALELPRTVRSRIVKEKQVLAAQEVPGEPNAETLIELLEHRDGLGRYRLYPRTGRTHQLRLHLNSLGIPILGDDFYPVITDKPVHDFTRPLQLLASAIEFTDPISGEPRRFETRRTLQAWTDLEGWRTGG; this is encoded by the coding sequence ATGAGAAGAAGGCAGCAGCCGCCGCTGCCGAAGCGGTACGGCTTGGATCCGGCCCGGCTTCGGTTGCCGGAGGACGGCGAGTGGGCGACGATCCGCGACCATCTGGTGCACCGCCTGCCCAGGGTGCCCGCCGCCCGCATCGATGAGCTGCTGCGCGAGGGCGGCATCGTCGACCTCGACGGTCCGATCGCACCCGACGCGCCGTACGTGCCGGGCGGTGCGGTGTGGTTCCACCGGGACCTGCCGGCCGAAACCGAGGTGCCCTTCGACATTCCCGTCGTCTACCGCGACGAGCACCTGCTGGTGGTGGACAAACCGCACTTCCTGGCGACCATTCCACGCGGTCAGCACATTCTCCAGACCGCGCTGGTGCGGTTGCGGCGCGAGCTGGATCTGCCCGACCTGATCCCGGCACACCGCCTGGACCGGGCCACGGCCGGTCTGGTCCTGTTCGTGATCGATCCCACCCGGCGCGGCGCCTACCAGACGATGTTCCACAAGCGCACCGTGCGCAAGGAATACGAGGCGATCGCGCCGTACGATCCGGCGCTGGAACTGCCGCGCACCGTGCGCAGCCGGATCGTCAAGGAAAAGCAGGTGCTCGCCGCGCAGGAGGTGCCCGGCGAACCCAACGCCGAGACCCTCATCGAACTGCTCGAACACCGCGACGGACTGGGCCGCTACCGGCTCTACCCGCGCACCGGGCGCACCCATCAGCTGCGGCTGCACCTGAACTCGCTCGGCATCCCGATCCTCGGCGACGACTTCTACCCCGTGATCACCGACAAACCGGTGCACGATTTCACCCGCCCGCTGCAATTGCTGGCCTCGGCCATCGAGTTCACCGACCCGATCAGCGGCGAACCACGCCGGTTCGAGACCCGCCGCACACTGCAGGCCTGGACCGATCTCGAGGGCTGGCGCACCGGAGGGTGA
- a CDS encoding CPBP family intramembrane glutamic endopeptidase produces the protein MLSTDLDPAAPVRRHKIHAYLDVAVVVAVLAGTNLIAHFTTAWANIVTVPVAALVLLTMMRRRGLGWSELGLSRRHWKTGALYALAAVGVVLTVVAIGAALPITRPFFMADRYATISGALIASMIIIPLQTVIPEELAFRGVLHGTLGRVYGARGVFAAGSLLFGLWHIASSLGLTSGNRGLSEIVGGGLAGQIAGIALAVAATAVAGVVFTWLRHRSGSLLAPIALHWSVNGAGALAAAIVWQTTIA, from the coding sequence ATGCTCTCCACCGACCTCGATCCCGCGGCACCGGTCCGCCGCCACAAGATCCACGCTTACCTCGATGTAGCCGTCGTGGTCGCGGTGCTGGCGGGTACCAATCTGATCGCGCATTTCACCACCGCCTGGGCCAATATCGTCACCGTTCCGGTGGCGGCGCTCGTGCTGCTGACCATGATGCGCCGGCGTGGCCTCGGCTGGTCCGAGCTGGGGTTGTCGCGACGACACTGGAAGACCGGCGCGCTCTACGCACTCGCCGCGGTCGGCGTGGTACTGACCGTGGTCGCCATCGGTGCGGCGCTACCGATCACCCGCCCGTTCTTCATGGCCGACCGCTACGCCACCATCTCCGGTGCGCTGATCGCGTCGATGATCATCATTCCGCTGCAGACCGTGATCCCCGAGGAACTGGCCTTCCGCGGCGTCCTGCACGGCACCCTCGGCCGCGTCTACGGCGCGCGCGGGGTGTTCGCGGCCGGATCGCTGCTGTTCGGCCTCTGGCATATCGCCTCATCGCTCGGCCTGACCTCGGGCAACCGTGGCCTGTCCGAGATAGTCGGCGGCGGCCTGGCCGGCCAGATCGCCGGCATCGCCCTCGCGGTAGCCGCGACCGCGGTCGCCGGCGTGGTCTTCACCTGGCTACGCCACCGCAGCGGCAGCCTGCTCGCCCCCATCGCCCTGCACTGGTCGGTCAACGGCGCCGGCGCCCTGGCCGCGGCCATCGTCTGGCAGACCACGATCGCCTAG